One Oncorhynchus clarkii lewisi isolate Uvic-CL-2024 chromosome 32, UVic_Ocla_1.0, whole genome shotgun sequence DNA window includes the following coding sequences:
- the LOC139392027 gene encoding sodium/hydrogen exchanger 1b isoform X3, translated as MPAFSCAFPGCRRDLLVIVLVVFVGIGLPIEASAPAYQSHGTEGSHLTNITNTKKAFPVLAVNYEHVRKPFEIALWILLALLMKLGFHLIPRLSAVVPESCLLIVVGLLVGGLIKVIGEEPPVLDSQLFFLCLLPPIILDAGYFLPIRPFTENVGTILVFAVIGTLWNAFFMGGLLYALCQIESVGLSGVDLLACLLFGSIVSAVDPVAVLAVFEEIHINELVHILVFGESLLNDAVTVVLYNLFEEFSKVGTVTVLDVFLGVVCFFVVSLGGVLVGAIYGFLAAFTSRFTSHTRVIEPLFVFLYSYMAYLSSEMFHLSGIMALIACGVVMRPYVEANISHKSYTTIKYFLKMWSSVSETLIFIFLGVSTVAGPHAWNWTFVITTVILCLVSRVLGVIGLTFIINKFRIVKLTKKDQFIVAYGGLRGAIAFSLGYLLSNSHQMRNLFLTAIITVIFFTVFVQGMTIRPLVELLAVKKKKESKPSINEEIHTEFLDHLLTGVEGVCGHYGHYHWKEKLNRFNKTYVKRWLIAGENFKEPELIAFYRKMELKQAIMMVESGQLPSVLPSTISMQNIQPRAIPRVSKKREEEIRRILRANLQNNKQKMRSRSYSRHTLFDADEEDNVSEVRLRKTKMEMERRMSHYLTVPANRESPRPGVRRVRFESDNQVFSADSFPTVHFEQPSPPSTPDAVSLEEEEVPKRPSLKADIEGPRGNASDNHQGELDYQRLARCLSDPGPNKDKEDDDPFMSC; from the exons ATGCCGGCATTCTCGTGTGCCTTTCCTGGCTGTCGCAGGGATCTCCTGGTAATAGTTTTAGTTGTGTTCGTGGGCATTGGATTACCTATTGAAGCCTCTGCCCCTGCATATCAATCGCATGGGACTGAAGGCTCACATTTAACTAATATAACAAATACTAAAAAGGCATTTCCTGTACTTGCCGTAAATTACGAACACGTACGAAAGCCTTTTGAGATCGCGCTATGGATCCTCCTCGCCTTATTGATGAAACTTG GTTTCCATCTGATCCCGCGTCTGTCTGCCGTGGTCCCAGAGAGCTGCCTGCTGATCGTGGTGGGGCTGCTAGTGGGGGGGCTCATCAAGGTGATTGGAGAAGAGCCCCCAGTACTGGACTCCCAGCTCTTCTTCCTGTGCCTCCTCCCTCCCATCATCCTTGATGCTGGCTACTTTCTGCCGATCCGGCCCTTCACAGAGAATGTGGGCACCATCTTGGTGTTTGCGGTGATAG GTACCCTGTGGAACGCCTTCTTTATGGGGGGCTTGCTGTACGCCTTGTGCCAGATCGAGAGCGTTGGTCTGAGCGGAGTTGACCTGCTGGCCTGCCTGCTCTTCGGCTCCATCGTGTCGGCCGTGGACCCCGTGGCCGTGCTGGCTGTGTTTGAGGAGATCCATATCAACGAGTTGGTTCACATCCTGGTGTTTGGGGAGTCCCTTCTCAATGATGCTGTCACAGTG GTTCTGTACAACCTGTTTGAGGAGTTCTCCAAAGTGGGGACGGTCACTGTATTGGATGTGTTCCTAGGCGTGGTGTGTTTCTTCGTGGTGTCCCTAGGAGGGGTCCTGGTGGGGGCCATATACGGCTTCTTGGCAGCCTTCACCTCTCGTTTCACCTCTCACACCCGCGTCATCGAACCCCTTTTCGTCTTCCTATACAGCTACATGGCCTACCTTTCCTCCGAGATGTTCCATCTCTCTGGTATCATGGC TTTGATAGCATGTGGGGTTGTGATGCGGCCCTATGTGGAGGCCAACATATCCCACAAgtcctacaccaccatcaagtACTTCCTGAAGATGTGGAGCAGCGTGAGCGAGACACTCATCTTCATCTTCCTGGGCGTGTCCACGGTGGCAGGGCCGCATGCCTGGAACTGGACATTCGTCATCACCACCGTCATCCTCTGTCTGGTGTCACGAGTACTGG GTGTGATTGGCCTTACATTCATCATAAACAAATTCCGTATTGTCAAGTTGACCAAAAAGGACCAGTTCATTGTGGCCTACGGTGGCCTGCGAGGGGCCATAGCTTTCTCCCTGGGATACCTGCTGTCAAATAGTCACCAAATGAGGAACTTGTTCCTGACAGCAATCATCACTGTCATTTTCTTTACTGTGTTTGTGCAG GGTATGACAATCAGGCCCTTGGTTGAGCTACTTGctgtgaagaagaagaaggagagcaAGCCTTCCATCAACGAGGAGATTCACACAGAG TTCCTGGACCATCTCCTCACAGGAGTTGAGGGTGTCTGTGGCCATTATGGGCATTATCACTGGAAGGAGAA GCTTAACCGCTTCAACAAGACCTACGTGAAGAGGTGGCTTATAGCGGGCGAGAACTTTAAGGAGCCTGAGTTGATCGCCTTCTACCGCAAGATGGAGCTGAAGCAGGCTATTATGATGGTGGAGAGTGGCCAGCTGCCCTCAGTTCTGCCCTCCACCATCTCCATGCA GAACATCCAGCCCAGAGCGATTCCACGGGTCTCTAAGAAACGGGAGGAAGAGATCAGAAGGATCCTGAGGGCCAACCTGCAGAACAACAAGCAAAAA ATGCGCAGCAGATCCTACAGCAGACACACTCTGTTTGACGCCGATGAGGAAGACAACGTGAGCGAGGTGCGCCTACGGAAGAcgaagatggagatggagaggagg ATGAGCCACTACCTCACTGTTCCAGCCAACCGGGAGTCACCTAGGCCTGGAGTCAGGCGAGTCAGGTTTGAATCAG ACAACCAGGTTTTCAGTGCTGACAGTTTCCCTACTGTCCACTTTGAGCAGCCTTCCCCTCCCAGCACACCTGACGCTGTCagcctagaggaggaggaggtaccCAAGAGGCCTAGCCTGAAAGCAGACATAGAAGGACCCAGGGGTAATGCGTCAGACAACCACCAGGGCGAGCTGGACTACCAGAGACTAGCACGCTGTCTAAGCGACCCCGGTCCCAATAAAGACAAGGAGGACGACGATCCCTTCATGTCCTGTTAA
- the LOC139392027 gene encoding sodium/hydrogen exchanger 1b isoform X2, translating into MPAFSCAFPGCRRDLLVIVLVVFVGIGLPIEASAPAYQSHGTEGSHLTNITNTKKAFPVLAVNYEHVRKPFEIALWILLALLMKLGFHLIPRLSAVVPESCLLIVVGLLVGGLIKVIGEEPPVLDSQLFFLCLLPPIILDAGYFLPIRPFTENVGTILVFAVIGTLWNAFFMGGLLYALCQIESVGLSGVDLLACLLFGSIVSAVDPVAVLAVFEEIHINELVHILVFGESLLNDAVTVVLYNLFEEFSKVGTVTVLDVFLGVVCFFVVSLGGVLVGAIYGFLAAFTSRFTSHTRVIEPLFVFLYSYMAYLSSEMFHLSGIMALIACGVVMRPYVEANISHKSYTTIKYFLKMWSSVSETLIFIFLGVSTVAGPHAWNWTFVITTVILCLVSRVLGVIGLTFIINKFRIVKLTKKDQFIVAYGGLRGAIAFSLGYLLSNSHQMRNLFLTAIITVIFFTVFVQGMTIRPLVELLAVKKKKESKPSINEEIHTEFLDHLLTGVEGVCGHYGHYHWKEKLNRFNKTYVKRWLIAGENFKEPELIAFYRKMELKQAIMMVESGQLPSVLPSTISMQNIQPRAIPRVSKKREEEIRRILRANLQNNKQKMRSRSYSRHTLFDADEEDNVSEVRLRKTKMEMERRVSVMERRMSHYLTVPANRESPRPGVRRVRFESGFQC; encoded by the exons ATGCCGGCATTCTCGTGTGCCTTTCCTGGCTGTCGCAGGGATCTCCTGGTAATAGTTTTAGTTGTGTTCGTGGGCATTGGATTACCTATTGAAGCCTCTGCCCCTGCATATCAATCGCATGGGACTGAAGGCTCACATTTAACTAATATAACAAATACTAAAAAGGCATTTCCTGTACTTGCCGTAAATTACGAACACGTACGAAAGCCTTTTGAGATCGCGCTATGGATCCTCCTCGCCTTATTGATGAAACTTG GTTTCCATCTGATCCCGCGTCTGTCTGCCGTGGTCCCAGAGAGCTGCCTGCTGATCGTGGTGGGGCTGCTAGTGGGGGGGCTCATCAAGGTGATTGGAGAAGAGCCCCCAGTACTGGACTCCCAGCTCTTCTTCCTGTGCCTCCTCCCTCCCATCATCCTTGATGCTGGCTACTTTCTGCCGATCCGGCCCTTCACAGAGAATGTGGGCACCATCTTGGTGTTTGCGGTGATAG GTACCCTGTGGAACGCCTTCTTTATGGGGGGCTTGCTGTACGCCTTGTGCCAGATCGAGAGCGTTGGTCTGAGCGGAGTTGACCTGCTGGCCTGCCTGCTCTTCGGCTCCATCGTGTCGGCCGTGGACCCCGTGGCCGTGCTGGCTGTGTTTGAGGAGATCCATATCAACGAGTTGGTTCACATCCTGGTGTTTGGGGAGTCCCTTCTCAATGATGCTGTCACAGTG GTTCTGTACAACCTGTTTGAGGAGTTCTCCAAAGTGGGGACGGTCACTGTATTGGATGTGTTCCTAGGCGTGGTGTGTTTCTTCGTGGTGTCCCTAGGAGGGGTCCTGGTGGGGGCCATATACGGCTTCTTGGCAGCCTTCACCTCTCGTTTCACCTCTCACACCCGCGTCATCGAACCCCTTTTCGTCTTCCTATACAGCTACATGGCCTACCTTTCCTCCGAGATGTTCCATCTCTCTGGTATCATGGC TTTGATAGCATGTGGGGTTGTGATGCGGCCCTATGTGGAGGCCAACATATCCCACAAgtcctacaccaccatcaagtACTTCCTGAAGATGTGGAGCAGCGTGAGCGAGACACTCATCTTCATCTTCCTGGGCGTGTCCACGGTGGCAGGGCCGCATGCCTGGAACTGGACATTCGTCATCACCACCGTCATCCTCTGTCTGGTGTCACGAGTACTGG GTGTGATTGGCCTTACATTCATCATAAACAAATTCCGTATTGTCAAGTTGACCAAAAAGGACCAGTTCATTGTGGCCTACGGTGGCCTGCGAGGGGCCATAGCTTTCTCCCTGGGATACCTGCTGTCAAATAGTCACCAAATGAGGAACTTGTTCCTGACAGCAATCATCACTGTCATTTTCTTTACTGTGTTTGTGCAG GGTATGACAATCAGGCCCTTGGTTGAGCTACTTGctgtgaagaagaagaaggagagcaAGCCTTCCATCAACGAGGAGATTCACACAGAG TTCCTGGACCATCTCCTCACAGGAGTTGAGGGTGTCTGTGGCCATTATGGGCATTATCACTGGAAGGAGAA GCTTAACCGCTTCAACAAGACCTACGTGAAGAGGTGGCTTATAGCGGGCGAGAACTTTAAGGAGCCTGAGTTGATCGCCTTCTACCGCAAGATGGAGCTGAAGCAGGCTATTATGATGGTGGAGAGTGGCCAGCTGCCCTCAGTTCTGCCCTCCACCATCTCCATGCA GAACATCCAGCCCAGAGCGATTCCACGGGTCTCTAAGAAACGGGAGGAAGAGATCAGAAGGATCCTGAGGGCCAACCTGCAGAACAACAAGCAAAAA ATGCGCAGCAGATCCTACAGCAGACACACTCTGTTTGACGCCGATGAGGAAGACAACGTGAGCGAGGTGCGCCTACGGAAGAcgaagatggagatggagaggagggtcagtgtgatggagaggagg ATGAGCCACTACCTCACTGTTCCAGCCAACCGGGAGTCACCTAGGCCTGGAGTCAGGCGAGTCAGGTTTGAATCAG GTTTTCAGTGCTGA
- the LOC139392027 gene encoding sodium/hydrogen exchanger 1b isoform X1, which produces MPAFSCAFPGCRRDLLVIVLVVFVGIGLPIEASAPAYQSHGTEGSHLTNITNTKKAFPVLAVNYEHVRKPFEIALWILLALLMKLGFHLIPRLSAVVPESCLLIVVGLLVGGLIKVIGEEPPVLDSQLFFLCLLPPIILDAGYFLPIRPFTENVGTILVFAVIGTLWNAFFMGGLLYALCQIESVGLSGVDLLACLLFGSIVSAVDPVAVLAVFEEIHINELVHILVFGESLLNDAVTVVLYNLFEEFSKVGTVTVLDVFLGVVCFFVVSLGGVLVGAIYGFLAAFTSRFTSHTRVIEPLFVFLYSYMAYLSSEMFHLSGIMALIACGVVMRPYVEANISHKSYTTIKYFLKMWSSVSETLIFIFLGVSTVAGPHAWNWTFVITTVILCLVSRVLGVIGLTFIINKFRIVKLTKKDQFIVAYGGLRGAIAFSLGYLLSNSHQMRNLFLTAIITVIFFTVFVQGMTIRPLVELLAVKKKKESKPSINEEIHTEFLDHLLTGVEGVCGHYGHYHWKEKLNRFNKTYVKRWLIAGENFKEPELIAFYRKMELKQAIMMVESGQLPSVLPSTISMQNIQPRAIPRVSKKREEEIRRILRANLQNNKQKMRSRSYSRHTLFDADEEDNVSEVRLRKTKMEMERRVSVMERRMSHYLTVPANRESPRPGVRRVRFESDNQVFSADSFPTVHFEQPSPPSTPDAVSLEEEEVPKRPSLKADIEGPRGNASDNHQGELDYQRLARCLSDPGPNKDKEDDDPFMSC; this is translated from the exons ATGCCGGCATTCTCGTGTGCCTTTCCTGGCTGTCGCAGGGATCTCCTGGTAATAGTTTTAGTTGTGTTCGTGGGCATTGGATTACCTATTGAAGCCTCTGCCCCTGCATATCAATCGCATGGGACTGAAGGCTCACATTTAACTAATATAACAAATACTAAAAAGGCATTTCCTGTACTTGCCGTAAATTACGAACACGTACGAAAGCCTTTTGAGATCGCGCTATGGATCCTCCTCGCCTTATTGATGAAACTTG GTTTCCATCTGATCCCGCGTCTGTCTGCCGTGGTCCCAGAGAGCTGCCTGCTGATCGTGGTGGGGCTGCTAGTGGGGGGGCTCATCAAGGTGATTGGAGAAGAGCCCCCAGTACTGGACTCCCAGCTCTTCTTCCTGTGCCTCCTCCCTCCCATCATCCTTGATGCTGGCTACTTTCTGCCGATCCGGCCCTTCACAGAGAATGTGGGCACCATCTTGGTGTTTGCGGTGATAG GTACCCTGTGGAACGCCTTCTTTATGGGGGGCTTGCTGTACGCCTTGTGCCAGATCGAGAGCGTTGGTCTGAGCGGAGTTGACCTGCTGGCCTGCCTGCTCTTCGGCTCCATCGTGTCGGCCGTGGACCCCGTGGCCGTGCTGGCTGTGTTTGAGGAGATCCATATCAACGAGTTGGTTCACATCCTGGTGTTTGGGGAGTCCCTTCTCAATGATGCTGTCACAGTG GTTCTGTACAACCTGTTTGAGGAGTTCTCCAAAGTGGGGACGGTCACTGTATTGGATGTGTTCCTAGGCGTGGTGTGTTTCTTCGTGGTGTCCCTAGGAGGGGTCCTGGTGGGGGCCATATACGGCTTCTTGGCAGCCTTCACCTCTCGTTTCACCTCTCACACCCGCGTCATCGAACCCCTTTTCGTCTTCCTATACAGCTACATGGCCTACCTTTCCTCCGAGATGTTCCATCTCTCTGGTATCATGGC TTTGATAGCATGTGGGGTTGTGATGCGGCCCTATGTGGAGGCCAACATATCCCACAAgtcctacaccaccatcaagtACTTCCTGAAGATGTGGAGCAGCGTGAGCGAGACACTCATCTTCATCTTCCTGGGCGTGTCCACGGTGGCAGGGCCGCATGCCTGGAACTGGACATTCGTCATCACCACCGTCATCCTCTGTCTGGTGTCACGAGTACTGG GTGTGATTGGCCTTACATTCATCATAAACAAATTCCGTATTGTCAAGTTGACCAAAAAGGACCAGTTCATTGTGGCCTACGGTGGCCTGCGAGGGGCCATAGCTTTCTCCCTGGGATACCTGCTGTCAAATAGTCACCAAATGAGGAACTTGTTCCTGACAGCAATCATCACTGTCATTTTCTTTACTGTGTTTGTGCAG GGTATGACAATCAGGCCCTTGGTTGAGCTACTTGctgtgaagaagaagaaggagagcaAGCCTTCCATCAACGAGGAGATTCACACAGAG TTCCTGGACCATCTCCTCACAGGAGTTGAGGGTGTCTGTGGCCATTATGGGCATTATCACTGGAAGGAGAA GCTTAACCGCTTCAACAAGACCTACGTGAAGAGGTGGCTTATAGCGGGCGAGAACTTTAAGGAGCCTGAGTTGATCGCCTTCTACCGCAAGATGGAGCTGAAGCAGGCTATTATGATGGTGGAGAGTGGCCAGCTGCCCTCAGTTCTGCCCTCCACCATCTCCATGCA GAACATCCAGCCCAGAGCGATTCCACGGGTCTCTAAGAAACGGGAGGAAGAGATCAGAAGGATCCTGAGGGCCAACCTGCAGAACAACAAGCAAAAA ATGCGCAGCAGATCCTACAGCAGACACACTCTGTTTGACGCCGATGAGGAAGACAACGTGAGCGAGGTGCGCCTACGGAAGAcgaagatggagatggagaggagggtcagtgtgatggagaggagg ATGAGCCACTACCTCACTGTTCCAGCCAACCGGGAGTCACCTAGGCCTGGAGTCAGGCGAGTCAGGTTTGAATCAG ACAACCAGGTTTTCAGTGCTGACAGTTTCCCTACTGTCCACTTTGAGCAGCCTTCCCCTCCCAGCACACCTGACGCTGTCagcctagaggaggaggaggtaccCAAGAGGCCTAGCCTGAAAGCAGACATAGAAGGACCCAGGGGTAATGCGTCAGACAACCACCAGGGCGAGCTGGACTACCAGAGACTAGCACGCTGTCTAAGCGACCCCGGTCCCAATAAAGACAAGGAGGACGACGATCCCTTCATGTCCTGTTAA